The Mycolicibacterium neoaurum DNA segment TCCTGTTCGGGCTGGCGGTCGGTGACTGGGCGGCGAACCTGAAGTTCGTCGGCGACTTGTTCATCCGGCTTATCCAGATGTCGATCGTCCCGTTGGTGATGGCATCGGTGATCGTCGCGACCGGATCGATGACCGGCACCGGCACCGGCAAGATCGCCGCCCGCACCTTCGGCTGGATGCTCGGGTTCTCGGTGATCGCGGCGCTGCTGGCGTGGGGACTGAGCGTGCTGATCCGGCCAGGGGCCGGTATCGAGTTCACCGGTCCCGTCGACGCCGGGTTGCAGGAGTCCGCGCAGGAGGCCCTCGGCTGGCAGGACACTCTGCTCAACTTCGTCTCCACCAACATCTTCGCCGCGATGTCGACGGCGACCATGGTGCCCATCATCGTGTTCTCACTTCTGTTCGGGATCGCGCTGCGCATCCAGGTCACCAAGACCGGGGACACCCGGGTGCTGAGCTTCGTCGACCAGATCCAGCAGATCGTGCTGACGATGATCCGGCTGGTGATGTACATCGCCCCGGTCGGTGTTTTCTGTCTGCTGGCGGCGTTGGCGGGCGATGTCGGGTTCGCCGTGGTGACCACCGCGCTGAAGTATCTGGGCGCCACTCTCGCCGGCGTGCTCATCCTGTTCGTGGTGTTCGTCGCCGTGGTGACCGTCCGGACCCGGCTCAATCCATGGCTGTTGCCGGGCAAGCTCACCGAACAGACCGCCATCGCCGTCACCACCACCAGTTCGGCGGTGACCTTCCCCACGGTGCTGCGTAACACCGTCGAGAAGGTCGGGGTGAGTCAGAAGGTGGCCAACTTCACCCTGTCGGTGGGGCTGACCATGGGCTCCTACGGGGCGGTCCTCAACTACATGATCGTGGTCATGTTCCTGGCGCAGGCCGGCGACATCGAGCTGAGCATTGGGCAGATCGTGCTCGGCATGGGGTTGGCCATCCTGCTCAACATGGGCACCATCACCGTTCCCGGCGGATTCCCCGTCGTGGCGATGTTCCTCGCGACATCGCTGGGGCTGCCGTTCCAAGCCGTCGGCCTGCTGATCGCCGTGGACTGGTTCGCGGGGATCTTCCGCACCTTCCTCAACGTCAACGGTGACACCTTCGTCGCGATGCTGGTTGCCGACGCCGACGACGAGATCGACCGCGACGTGTACTACGGCAACAAGACCGTGACTGCCGAGGAGATCGACCTCGACGAGTATCAGGACGTGATGGCGCGCGCCGACGCGGTGGACTGAGCGCTGGCTACCATCTGGCGGTATGACGGTGCAGTGGTCGGTGCGGGGGCTGGCCGGAATCATGGTGATGCTGGCGTTGACGGCATGTTCGGGCGGTGCGCCACCCGGACAACCCGGCACCGCCGAGGACTTCGCGGCCGGTGGTGCCACCGCGGCACCGGCTCCGCTGACCGGGCCGGCGCAGAAGGCGCCCGCGCCGCAGGCCCCGCAAGCACCGCAGGCCGTCCCGAGAGACATCGTCAAAACCGCAACCATGACCGTCACGGTGGCTGATCCGGGCGATCCGGTCATCGCCGCGGACAAGGCCGCCGGCATCGCCGGTGACGCGGGCGGTCGCGTCGACAGTCGCACCGAGTACGGCGGCTCGGAGACCGACCCCGCTCGCGTCGCGCTGATGTTGCGCGTGCCCGCCGACAAACTGGACGGGGTGATCGAGGACCTCAAGGGCCTGGGCACCGTGGATGCGCTGGACATTCGGGCCGAGGACGTCACCAGCCAGCGCGTCGACCTGGACGCCCGGATCGCGGCATTGCAGACTTCGGTGGATCGGCTATTGGCGATCATGCGTGACGCGCGTGACCCCTCGGCGCTGATCGAGGCCGAGAACGCGCTGTCGCAGCGCCAGGCGGATCTGGACAGTCTGCGTGCCCAGCGGGCGGCACTCGGCGATCAGATCGCGCTGAGCTCCATCACCGTGGACCTTGTCGCGCCGGTCGCCGGCGGACCGGCACCTCGGCAGTACCAGGGTTTCTTCGGTCAGGTCCAGCGGGGCTGGGATGCCCTGGTGGACACCGGAACCCATATGTTCCTGCTCGTCGGACTGATGCTGCCGTGGGCGGGCGCGGCGCTGGTGCTGCTGGCCCTCGTCTATGCCGTGATCCGGGTGGCCCGGCTGCGCCGTTAGGGCACGAGCACGATCGAGCCGACGGTGCGGCGACCCTGCAGATCGGTGTGCGCGCGGGCCGCCTCGGCCAGCGGGTAACGCTCGCTGACGGTGATGGTGATCGACCCGTCGGCGATGGCATTGATGAGTTCGCCTGCCCGCCAAGAGAATTCGTCGGCGGTCCGGGTGTAGGCGCCGAGGCTGGGCCGGGTCAGGAACACCGAACCCGCGGCGTTGAGGCGCTGCGGGTCGAACGGCGGCACCGGGCCGCTGGCGGCACCGAACAGCGCCAGCGTTCCGCGCACGGCAAGGCTGGCCAGGCTGGCCTCGAACGTCGACGCGCCGACACCGTCGTACACCGCGGCCACTCCGCCGCCGGAAAGCTTCTTGACGGTCGCGCCGAACTGCTCGGCATCCTCGGGATAATCGAGAACCTCGACCGCACCGGCCCGCCGGGACAGCTCGGCCTTCTCCGGTGTCGACGCGGTGGTGATCACCTTGGTGCCCAGGCTGGTGGCCCACTGGGTCAGGATCAGCCCGACCCCGCCCGCGCCCGCGTGCACCAGGATGGTGTCGCCCGGTTGCACCGCGTACACCGACTTGAGCAGATAGTGCGCCGTCATGCCCTTCAGCAGCGCCGAGGCCACCTGGTCGGGGGCCACGCCCTCGGGCACGTAGGCCACGAAATCGGCTGGGGCCACACAATAGTCGGCATAGGCCCCGACCGCATTGGCGGTGACCACCCGGTCACCGACGCTGAGCGCGGCGACGTCATCGCCGACGGCGGCGATGGTGCCGCATACCTCGGTGCCGGAGATGAACGGCGTCTCCCGCGGGTACAGCCCCGACCGGAAGTAGGTGTCGATGAAGTTCACGCCGATCGCTTCGGCGCGGATCAGCACCTGGCCGGGGCCGGGGGAGGGCTCGGGCTTCTCGACGTAGGTCAGGACCTCAGGTCCGCCGGTCTGGGCGACTTCGATGGCATGCATACCCCCTATCATCCACGTGTGAAGCTCGCCCGGCCTGATCTCTTCCATCCGCGCATCGTTCTGGCCAGTTGTGCCGCCCTGCCCGAAGGGGACAGCGATGACGACGGGCTGGTCAATGCGCTGCGTGGGCGTGGTCTGCACGTGCAATGGTGTGCCTGGGACGATCCGGCGACGTTGGAAGTCGACCTGGTGGTGCTGCGCGCAACCTGGGACTACACCGAGCGCATCGGTGAGTTCCTGGCCTGGACGCGGGCGGTGCGCAATCTGCTGAACCCACCGGAGATGGTCGCCTGGAACACCGATAAGCACTATCTGCTGGACCTGGCCGATGAC contains these protein-coding regions:
- a CDS encoding dicarboxylate/amino acid:cation symporter, with amino-acid sequence MQIGVAAIGGILFGLAVGDWAANLKFVGDLFIRLIQMSIVPLVMASVIVATGSMTGTGTGKIAARTFGWMLGFSVIAALLAWGLSVLIRPGAGIEFTGPVDAGLQESAQEALGWQDTLLNFVSTNIFAAMSTATMVPIIVFSLLFGIALRIQVTKTGDTRVLSFVDQIQQIVLTMIRLVMYIAPVGVFCLLAALAGDVGFAVVTTALKYLGATLAGVLILFVVFVAVVTVRTRLNPWLLPGKLTEQTAIAVTTTSSAVTFPTVLRNTVEKVGVSQKVANFTLSVGLTMGSYGAVLNYMIVVMFLAQAGDIELSIGQIVLGMGLAILLNMGTITVPGGFPVVAMFLATSLGLPFQAVGLLIAVDWFAGIFRTFLNVNGDTFVAMLVADADDEIDRDVYYGNKTVTAEEIDLDEYQDVMARADAVD
- a CDS encoding DUF4349 domain-containing protein, yielding MALTACSGGAPPGQPGTAEDFAAGGATAAPAPLTGPAQKAPAPQAPQAPQAVPRDIVKTATMTVTVADPGDPVIAADKAAGIAGDAGGRVDSRTEYGGSETDPARVALMLRVPADKLDGVIEDLKGLGTVDALDIRAEDVTSQRVDLDARIAALQTSVDRLLAIMRDARDPSALIEAENALSQRQADLDSLRAQRAALGDQIALSSITVDLVAPVAGGPAPRQYQGFFGQVQRGWDALVDTGTHMFLLVGLMLPWAGAALVLLALVYAVIRVARLRR
- a CDS encoding quinone oxidoreductase, with the translated sequence MHAIEVAQTGGPEVLTYVEKPEPSPGPGQVLIRAEAIGVNFIDTYFRSGLYPRETPFISGTEVCGTIAAVGDDVAALSVGDRVVTANAVGAYADYCVAPADFVAYVPEGVAPDQVASALLKGMTAHYLLKSVYAVQPGDTILVHAGAGGVGLILTQWATSLGTKVITTASTPEKAELSRRAGAVEVLDYPEDAEQFGATVKKLSGGGVAAVYDGVGASTFEASLASLAVRGTLALFGAASGPVPPFDPQRLNAAGSVFLTRPSLGAYTRTADEFSWRAGELINAIADGSITITVSERYPLAEAARAHTDLQGRRTVGSIVLVP